One window of the Actinomyces wuliandei genome contains the following:
- a CDS encoding 30S ribosomal protein bS22 encodes MGSVIKKRRKRMAKKKHRKLLRRTRHQRRNKK; translated from the coding sequence ATGGGATCGGTCATCAAGAAGCGCCGCAAGCGCATGGCAAAGAAGAAGCACCGCAAGCTGCTGCGCAGGACGCGCCACCAGCGTCGCAACAAGAAGTGA
- a CDS encoding TrkH family potassium uptake protein: MGVLNPIRRTATYYPARLAIVVFATIIAAVTALLSLPPATASGQGAPLVDALFTATSAVCVTGLTTVETATYWSLFGQTVIILGAAVGGLGIMTLTSLMSLMVSRHLGLTQRILAASETKSRLGDVVALLRAALFTAVSCELVLAAVLLPRFLSQGTSPGQSLWYALFMAMSIFNNAGFVILPEGLAPYASDWWMGMPIVLGTVMGAIGFPVILDILRNRRRPRAWSLHTKLTLTTYGVLTVVSSVAIAAFEWGNPDTYGALSTDGKILSALINGVNARSSGLSTVDTEHMREATWFLQDALMFVGGGFASTAGGIKVTTLAVLVLAIVAEARGDQDIEAFGRRISPSTVRLSVAVAFIGASIVGTATLLLIQITHLSLDRVLFEVVSAFATVGLSTGITPLLPSSAKYVMVVLMFVGRVGTITAVSALALRQRRRVIRMPEALPLIG; this comes from the coding sequence ATGGGGGTGCTCAACCCGATCCGGCGCACCGCCACGTACTACCCGGCACGGCTGGCCATCGTGGTCTTCGCCACCATCATCGCAGCCGTCACCGCGCTGCTGAGCCTCCCCCCGGCCACAGCCAGCGGACAGGGCGCCCCCCTGGTGGACGCCCTGTTCACCGCCACCTCGGCGGTGTGCGTCACCGGACTGACGACCGTCGAGACAGCCACCTACTGGTCGCTCTTCGGCCAGACCGTCATCATCCTGGGGGCCGCTGTCGGGGGGCTGGGCATCATGACCCTGACCTCGCTGATGTCCCTCATGGTCTCCCGACACCTGGGGCTGACCCAGCGAATCCTGGCCGCCTCGGAGACCAAGTCTCGTCTGGGAGACGTGGTCGCCCTGCTGCGGGCGGCCCTGTTCACCGCCGTCAGCTGTGAGCTGGTGCTGGCAGCGGTGCTGCTGCCCCGCTTCCTGTCACAGGGGACCAGCCCGGGCCAGTCCCTGTGGTACGCCCTGTTCATGGCGATGTCCATCTTCAACAACGCCGGCTTCGTGATCCTCCCGGAGGGGCTGGCCCCCTACGCCAGCGACTGGTGGATGGGAATGCCGATCGTCCTGGGGACCGTCATGGGGGCGATTGGCTTCCCAGTCATCCTGGACATCCTGCGCAACCGGCGCCGGCCCCGGGCCTGGAGCCTGCACACCAAGCTGACGCTGACCACCTATGGGGTACTGACCGTCGTGTCCTCCGTCGCGATCGCCGCCTTCGAGTGGGGCAACCCGGACACCTACGGCGCCCTCTCCACCGACGGCAAGATCCTGTCCGCGCTCATCAATGGCGTCAACGCCCGGTCCTCAGGACTGTCCACGGTCGACACCGAGCACATGAGGGAGGCGACCTGGTTCCTCCAGGACGCGCTCATGTTCGTGGGCGGAGGCTTCGCCTCGACGGCGGGGGGCATCAAGGTGACCACACTGGCCGTGCTGGTGCTGGCCATCGTCGCCGAGGCCCGCGGAGACCAGGACATCGAGGCGTTCGGACGCAGGATCAGCCCCTCAACGGTACGGCTGAGCGTGGCCGTGGCCTTCATCGGGGCCAGCATCGTGGGGACCGCCACCCTCCTGCTCATCCAGATCACCCACCTGAGCCTGGATCGGGTCCTGTTCGAGGTCGTCTCCGCCTTCGCCACGGTCGGCCTGTCCACGGGAATCACACCGCTGCTGCCCTCAAGCGCCAAGTACGTCATGGTCGTCCTGATGTTCGTGGGCCGCGTCGGGACGATCACGGCCGTGTCCGCACTGGCGCTACGGCAGCGCCGCCGGGTGATCCGCATGCCGGAGGCTCTGCCACTCATCGGTTGA
- a CDS encoding helix-turn-helix domain-containing protein — translation MAPGLPTPPSSASRAPSFLTVAEVASMLRVSKMTVYRMVHSGDLPAMQVGRSFRVPERAVQEYLAAGLGDWGHDVSEASGS, via the coding sequence ATGGCACCGGGCCTGCCCACACCTCCATCCAGCGCCTCACGCGCGCCCTCATTTCTGACCGTGGCTGAAGTTGCCTCCATGCTGCGCGTGTCCAAGATGACCGTCTACCGCATGGTGCACTCCGGCGACCTGCCTGCGATGCAGGTTGGGCGGTCCTTCCGTGTTCCCGAGCGTGCTGTCCAGGAGTATCTGGCCGCAGGGCTGGGTGACTGGGGCCACGACGTATCGGAGGCCTCGGGCTCCTAG
- a CDS encoding UDP-N-acetylmuramate dehydrogenase → MPPARGGLLSGDPGSPVPEAVEALARPLGAAAPATMADLTTLRVGGPLGAYVEATTEAELIDVVRGADEEGTPLLVVGGGSNILVSDAGFDGVVVRDARQEVVLTSRDHGDDEVTATAGATWDDLVRQAVASGWYGFAPLSGIPGTVGAAPVQNIGAYGAEVADLLTSVRVWDRLEGRVEQRTLASLRLAYRSSDLKRSVTDEGVGGGRTWGPTGRWVVLSVSLRARHADLEAPVAYGQLATALGVALGARAPGREVREAVLGLRRSKGMVLDSSDHDTWSAGSFFTNPVLTRQEARALPDEAPRYPAVADRPRLGGEVGPGKERTGQVRRAARTEGQVSLVKTSAAWLIDHAGFSKGFALTQDAPARLSTRHVLALTNRGGARAQDLVALRDAVVSGVRQRFGVTLVPEPVHVGF, encoded by the coding sequence TTGCCTCCTGCGCGGGGTGGGCTGCTCAGCGGTGACCCCGGCTCCCCGGTGCCAGAGGCCGTCGAGGCGCTGGCCCGCCCCCTGGGTGCTGCGGCACCAGCGACCATGGCCGACCTGACCACTCTGCGCGTGGGTGGTCCGCTGGGTGCCTATGTGGAGGCCACCACCGAGGCGGAGCTGATTGACGTGGTGCGAGGGGCTGACGAGGAGGGAACGCCCCTTCTGGTCGTGGGCGGAGGATCGAACATCCTGGTCTCAGACGCGGGCTTCGACGGTGTCGTCGTTCGTGACGCCCGGCAGGAGGTTGTCCTCACGTCCCGGGACCACGGGGACGACGAGGTCACGGCGACGGCGGGAGCTACCTGGGACGACCTGGTCAGGCAGGCTGTGGCCTCCGGCTGGTACGGCTTTGCCCCCCTGTCCGGTATCCCCGGTACTGTCGGGGCCGCTCCGGTGCAGAACATCGGTGCCTACGGTGCCGAGGTCGCCGACCTGCTGACCTCCGTGCGTGTGTGGGACCGTTTGGAGGGGCGCGTGGAGCAGCGCACGCTGGCGAGCCTGCGTCTTGCCTACCGCAGCTCCGACCTCAAGCGCTCCGTGACCGACGAGGGTGTCGGTGGCGGGCGCACCTGGGGACCTACGGGACGCTGGGTGGTGCTCAGTGTCAGTCTCCGGGCCCGGCACGCTGACCTGGAGGCCCCCGTCGCCTACGGTCAGCTGGCCACGGCCCTGGGGGTGGCCCTGGGGGCTCGGGCACCCGGTCGGGAGGTGCGCGAGGCGGTCCTGGGGCTACGCAGGTCCAAGGGGATGGTCCTGGACAGCAGCGACCACGACACCTGGTCGGCCGGCTCGTTCTTTACCAACCCCGTGCTGACCCGGCAGGAGGCGCGTGCGCTGCCCGACGAGGCCCCCCGGTACCCTGCTGTCGCAGACCGGCCCCGGCTCGGAGGCGAGGTGGGCCCGGGGAAGGAGCGCACGGGGCAGGTGCGGCGTGCCGCGCGTACCGAGGGCCAGGTCTCCCTGGTCAAGACCAGTGCCGCCTGGCTCATTGACCACGCGGGGTTCTCCAAGGGGTTCGCCCTGACGCAGGACGCCCCTGCCCGCTTGTCTACCAGGCACGTCCTTGCCCTGACCAACAGGGGAGGTGCCAGGGCTCAGGACCTGGTGGCCCTGCGCGACGCCGTGGTGTCCGGGGTCAGGCAGCGCTTTGGCGTGACCCTGGTTCCCGAACCGGTCCACGTCGGGTTCTGA
- a CDS encoding potassium channel family protein — MPDRTTYNDSTLVIGLGRFGSAVAATLDRLGREVLAVEANPAIVRQWTGRFPLVEADATDVEALEQLGATEFGTAVVGVATSLEASVLITGNLVDLETPRIWAKAISRAHGRILRRIGAQHVIYPEFDAGQRAAHLVSGRMLDYIEMEKGGFTIVKMRPPAELHGFTIGQSRIHSRYGVTVFGLMSPGEPFEYASSDTLVSADDILVVGGDAALLEHFANRA; from the coding sequence ATGCCTGACCGCACCACCTACAACGACTCCACCCTCGTCATCGGGCTGGGGCGCTTCGGCTCCGCCGTGGCCGCGACCCTGGACCGCCTGGGCAGGGAGGTCCTGGCCGTGGAGGCCAACCCGGCGATCGTGCGCCAGTGGACAGGGCGCTTTCCCCTGGTGGAGGCCGACGCCACCGACGTCGAGGCGCTGGAGCAGCTCGGTGCCACCGAGTTCGGCACCGCCGTCGTCGGTGTCGCCACCTCCCTGGAGGCCAGCGTCCTCATCACCGGGAACCTCGTGGACCTGGAGACCCCGCGGATCTGGGCCAAGGCCATCTCCCGCGCCCACGGGCGCATCCTGCGCCGCATCGGCGCCCAGCACGTGATCTACCCCGAGTTCGACGCCGGCCAGCGTGCCGCCCACCTGGTGTCCGGACGCATGCTCGACTACATCGAGATGGAGAAGGGGGGCTTCACCATCGTCAAGATGCGTCCGCCCGCTGAGCTCCACGGCTTCACCATCGGCCAGTCCAGGATCCACTCCCGCTACGGGGTGACCGTCTTCGGCCTCATGAGTCCCGGGGAGCCCTTCGAGTACGCCTCCTCGGACACCCTGGTCTCCGCAGACGACATCCTTGTGGTCGGCGGGGACGCCGCCCTTCTGGAGCACTTCGCCAACCGCGCCTGA
- a CDS encoding adenosine deaminase — MRDLASLPKAHLHLHFTGAMRLDTLTELATGTRSRLPASFLEGDPLRVPADRRGWFRFQRAYDTARALVDSEEVMRRIVLEAAVDDAAEGSRRLEIQVDPTSYAPFVGGITPALEVVLDAARQATVLTGVEVAVVVAASRVRHPLDARTLARLAVRYAGDQPGSVVGFGLSNDERAGTTSSWAPAFDIARRGGLASLPHGGELLGPEHVRAVVSYLRPNRLGHGVRASEDTRLLDQLVQKGTSLEVCPASNVSLGVYRQPGDVPLLTLLDHGAQVALGADDPLLFQSRLTDQYQIARDLGCDDAVLAELARGSIRASLASPTSKRAWLAQVDDWLATEPTQQATA; from the coding sequence ATGCGCGACCTTGCCAGCCTGCCCAAGGCGCACCTCCACCTGCACTTCACTGGGGCAATGCGTCTTGACACCCTGACCGAGCTCGCCACCGGCACCCGCTCCCGCCTGCCCGCCAGCTTCCTTGAGGGCGACCCCCTGCGCGTCCCGGCCGACCGTCGCGGCTGGTTCCGGTTCCAGCGGGCCTACGACACGGCCCGGGCCCTGGTGGACAGCGAGGAAGTCATGCGCCGTATCGTCCTGGAGGCCGCTGTCGACGACGCGGCCGAGGGCTCACGCCGTCTGGAGATCCAGGTGGACCCCACCAGCTACGCGCCCTTCGTCGGCGGGATCACCCCCGCCCTGGAGGTTGTCCTGGACGCAGCCCGTCAGGCCACCGTCCTGACCGGGGTCGAGGTCGCTGTCGTCGTGGCGGCCTCACGGGTCCGCCACCCGCTGGACGCGCGTACCCTGGCACGGCTGGCAGTGCGCTATGCCGGGGACCAGCCAGGCAGCGTCGTCGGCTTCGGCCTGTCCAATGACGAGCGTGCCGGAACCACCTCATCGTGGGCACCGGCCTTCGACATCGCCCGGCGTGGCGGACTGGCGTCGCTGCCTCACGGCGGAGAACTGCTGGGACCGGAGCACGTGCGGGCCGTCGTCTCCTACCTGCGACCGAACCGCCTGGGCCACGGGGTGCGCGCCAGCGAGGACACCCGCCTCCTGGACCAGCTCGTCCAGAAGGGGACCAGCCTGGAGGTGTGCCCGGCGTCAAACGTGAGCCTGGGCGTCTACCGTCAGCCCGGTGACGTCCCTCTGCTGACCCTGCTGGACCACGGGGCCCAGGTGGCGCTGGGGGCGGACGACCCCCTGCTGTTCCAGTCGCGGCTGACGGACCAGTACCAGATCGCCCGGGACCTGGGGTGCGATGACGCCGTGCTGGCAGAACTGGCACGGGGCTCCATCCGCGCCTCCCTGGCCTCACCGACCTCCAAGCGCGCCTGGCTGGCCCAGGTTGACGACTGGCTCGCCACTGAACCGACGCAGCAGGCAACAGCGTGA